A genomic segment from Montipora foliosa isolate CH-2021 chromosome 9, ASM3666993v2, whole genome shotgun sequence encodes:
- the LOC137970556 gene encoding uncharacterized protein isoform X1: MAGSKRLEELASLFSDLREKSLKSGETVEAIRTEFLREVKNRSASKTRSKKLWFFFVLPVVMTVACYHFEVIELLHIREDPCLMTVNEFFIEIARKPSNCSLVCEGLKVIPRVSGLSKEDFLTKYAYTGRPLVVTDAAKNWSATERFNFTFFKDLFEKNKDAYRINEDECQFFPYRTEFISLEEAMNMSKERSEWKEKPWYFGWSNCDPGVREELRTHYQLPYFLPTQSETSEEDWIFMGGPGPGAQIHIDSVGRPSWQAQLSGQKVWTLIPPPECEQVCQSMTTTIHKGEVFIVDTNQWYHATKILPGDLSITIGAEFD, from the exons ATGGCTGGTTCAAAAAGGCTTGAAGAACTTGCGTCACTGTTCTCGGATCTGCGAGAAAAATCGCTAAAAAGCGGAGAAACCGTTGAGGCCATACGAACAGAGTTTCTTCGCGAAGTCAAGAACCGTTCTGCTTCTAAAACGAGATCGAAAAAGCTCTGGTTCTTCTTTGTTTTACCTGTTGTTATGACTGTGGCCTGCTATCACTTTGAGGTCATTGAGCTGCTGCATATTAGAGAAGATCCTTGTCTAATGACTGTCAACGAGTTCTTTATCGAAATAGCGCGAAAGCCATCAAATTGTTCCCTTGTGTGCGAGGGATTAAAGGTAATTCCTCGAGTATCAGGTTTGTCCAAGGAGGACTTTCTGACAAAATATGCTTACACTGGTAGACCACTTGTAGTTACGGACGCTGCAAAGAACTGGTCAGCCACAGAACGctttaattttacatttttcaagGACCTCTTCGAGAAGAATAAAGACGCATATCGCATCAACGAGGACGAGTGTCAGTTCTTTCCTTACAGAACAGAATTTATTTCTCTAGAGGAAGCCATGAACATGTCAAAAGAGAGATCGGAATGGAAAGAGAAGCCTTGGTACTTTGGCTG gAGCAATTGTGATCCAGGGGTTAGAGAAGAACTGCGAACTCATTACCAATTGCCATACTTTTTACCGACCCAGTCAGAGACAAGTGAGGAAGACTGGATTTTTATGGGTGGCCCGGGGCCTGGTGCACAGATACAT ATAGATAGTGTTGGACGTCCATCATGGCAAGCGCAACTTTCAGGTCAGAAAGTGTGGACGCTTATTCCACCCCCTGAGTGTGAGCAGGTTTGTCAGTCTATGACAACAACAATACACAAGGGTGAAGTAT TTATTGTGGACACAAATCAGTGGTATCACGCAACAAAGATTTTGCCAGGAGACCTCAGCATTACAATAGGAGCAGAATTTGATTAG
- the LOC137970556 gene encoding uncharacterized protein isoform X2, giving the protein MAGSKRLEELASLFSDLREKSLKSGETVEAIRTEFLREVKNRSASKTRSKKLWFFFVLPVVMTVACYHFEVIELLHIREDPCLMTVNEFFIEIARKPSNCSLVCEGLKVIPRVSGLSKEDFLTKYAYTGRPLVVTDAAKNWSATERFNFTFFKDLFEKNKDAYRINEDECQFFPYRTEFISLEEAMNMSKERSEWKEKPWYFGWSNCDPGVREELRTHYQLPYFLPTQSETSEEDWIFMGGPGPGAQIHIDSVGRPSWQAQLSGQKVWTLIPPPECEQVCQSMTTTIHKGELLWTQISGITQQRFCQETSALQ; this is encoded by the exons ATGGCTGGTTCAAAAAGGCTTGAAGAACTTGCGTCACTGTTCTCGGATCTGCGAGAAAAATCGCTAAAAAGCGGAGAAACCGTTGAGGCCATACGAACAGAGTTTCTTCGCGAAGTCAAGAACCGTTCTGCTTCTAAAACGAGATCGAAAAAGCTCTGGTTCTTCTTTGTTTTACCTGTTGTTATGACTGTGGCCTGCTATCACTTTGAGGTCATTGAGCTGCTGCATATTAGAGAAGATCCTTGTCTAATGACTGTCAACGAGTTCTTTATCGAAATAGCGCGAAAGCCATCAAATTGTTCCCTTGTGTGCGAGGGATTAAAGGTAATTCCTCGAGTATCAGGTTTGTCCAAGGAGGACTTTCTGACAAAATATGCTTACACTGGTAGACCACTTGTAGTTACGGACGCTGCAAAGAACTGGTCAGCCACAGAACGctttaattttacatttttcaagGACCTCTTCGAGAAGAATAAAGACGCATATCGCATCAACGAGGACGAGTGTCAGTTCTTTCCTTACAGAACAGAATTTATTTCTCTAGAGGAAGCCATGAACATGTCAAAAGAGAGATCGGAATGGAAAGAGAAGCCTTGGTACTTTGGCTG gAGCAATTGTGATCCAGGGGTTAGAGAAGAACTGCGAACTCATTACCAATTGCCATACTTTTTACCGACCCAGTCAGAGACAAGTGAGGAAGACTGGATTTTTATGGGTGGCCCGGGGCCTGGTGCACAGATACAT ATAGATAGTGTTGGACGTCCATCATGGCAAGCGCAACTTTCAGGTCAGAAAGTGTGGACGCTTATTCCACCCCCTGAGTGTGAGCAGGTTTGTCAGTCTATGACAACAACAATACACAAGGGTGAA TTATTGTGGACACAAATCAGTGGTATCACGCAACAAAGATTTTGCCAGGAGACCTCAGCATTACAATAG